Genomic window (Vibrio coralliirubri):
GAATGGTGCCGACTACCGGAGTCGAACTGGTGACCTACTGATTACAAGTCAGTTGCTCTACCTACTGAGCTAAGTCGGCACACTAAATTCTTTGCTTAAAGAGTTAAACTCTTCAATTAAAACCTCATAAAAAATGAAGTCCTTTAAAAATGGCTCCCCTTGCAAGACTTGAACTTGCGACATACGGATTAACAGTCCGCCGTTCTACCAACTGAACTAAAGGGGAATTACTTGTCTCAACATCAGGTCTATAAAGACCATTATTTGTTAAGTACCAAATAATGGTGCCTCGAGGCGGAATCGAACCACCGACACGCGGATTTTCAATCCGCTGCTCTACCGACTGAGCTATCGAGGCAAAAGAATGGTGCCGACTACCGGAGTCGAACTGGTGACCTACTGATTACAAGTCAGTTGCTCTACCTACTGAGCTAAGTCGGCACACTAAATTCTTTATGCTTTTGTTCGTGTTGCTACTCCCTGTTAAAGAGTGTTGACACCAACAAATCAAATTGTGGTGCCCGGAGGCGGAATCGAACCACCGACACGAGGATTTTCAATCCTCTGCTCTACCGACTGAGCTATCCGGGCAACGGAGCGCTATTAAACGGATTTTCTTCATAACCGTCAACACCTTTTTTGAAAATAATTAAAAAAAACGTTCGTTAGTTGTTTTTTTATTCAAAAGTGAGGCTTACGTTTTACCTTGGTTAAAATCTTTCTTGAATTTTGTTACTTTTTCTAAGTATCGGCGCGACTCTTTGTTTGGGTGCTTTTTAGTAAGTGCCCAGTATGCTTGGCTAGGTTGCAGCGAGTTTAGGTCTCGCATTGCTCGTTTTCTGTCCTTGCTGAAGGTATTGAGTACGCCACCCGTGCCGCCGTTGTATGCTGAAATCATGCTGTACTCGAGCGTTGTCGGGTGTTTTACATCTTTCAAATAACGATTTTTGAGTATGTAAAAGTATGCGGTGCCAGCATCAATGTTGTTTTCTGGATTGAATAAATACTCAGGACTTGGCTCTCCAGGCTTGTTCTTTACTAGCTTAAACACATCTCGACCTGCGGTTTTAGGCACCACCTGCATAAGACCGTATGCATTCGCCCAACTCACCGCGTAGGGGTTGAAACTACTCTCTGTTTTGATAATCGCGTAGATCAAGTCTTCAGGAATGTCGTAACGCTGAGATGCTCGTCGAACGATATCGGCGTATTGATAACTACGCTGACTGGCGTGATCGGCCACCATTGGGATCTCAACGTAATAGGCTTTTTTAAAGTCGACTTCTTTGGTTTTTAGGTTATTAGCGATCAGGTAATCAGCGAACTGGTTAGCGCGCCAAGACCATTGGATAGGCTTTTTTTCTTGGTCTACAACTTGG
Coding sequences:
- the mltC gene encoding membrane-bound lytic murein transglycosylase MltC, which codes for MKKLSYFLTAMLLTGCSREFVESIYDVNYEPTNRFVSNLAELPGQFEKDTGALDALINSFSGNIQKRWGSREVKMAGKSNYVKYIDNYLSRSEVNFSEGLITVETVSSTEPKKHLKNAIMTTLLTPDDPAHVDLFSSKSIKLEGRPFLYNQVVDQEKKPIQWSWRANQFADYLIANNLKTKEVDFKKAYYVEIPMVADHASQRSYQYADIVRRASQRYDIPEDLIYAIIKTESSFNPYAVSWANAYGLMQVVPKTAGRDVFKLVKNKPGEPSPEYLFNPENNIDAGTAYFYILKNRYLKDVKHPTTLEYSMISAYNGGTGGVLNTFSKDRKRAMRDLNSLQPSQAYWALTKKHPNKESRRYLEKVTKFKKDFNQGKT